A single window of Haliotis asinina isolate JCU_RB_2024 chromosome 5, JCU_Hal_asi_v2, whole genome shotgun sequence DNA harbors:
- the LOC137284218 gene encoding tripartite motif-containing protein 2-like isoform X1, translated as MRSAYECEESINIRIDGDTETPEVVDVAVLSVKGSLVIVLSDHNNNCLKCFYTKDGRKHNTKLMMEGKPLGLAKLSSNRIAAAVWPNRIVLVEATPDLELLTTLETGKQYRGLTALTHVTIAAASATTSIDILDMDGDVLRSVFVPDTGQDIIHIPYHICASRTGNILVSDYGSRSVYCLSPVGEVVFADMPRGERNPQDPRGITVTKSGDIFLADCGANVIMQLSEDGQFVRHVLSVKNGIVKPSGLCVDDQDQLYVCLKGEVKVFRCGPVNCLNVT; from the exons ATGAGATCTGCATATG AATGCGAGGAAAGCATCAACATCCGCATCGACGGTGACACGGAAACACCGGAAGTTGTTGACGTCGCAGTTCTGTCCGTGAAAGGCTCACTGGTTATAGTACTTTCTGATCACAACAATAACTGTCTCAAATGTTTCTACACCAAGGATGGTCGGAAACATAATACAAAGTTAATGATGGAAGGAAAACCACTAGGTCTAGCAAAACTGTCCTCAAATAGGATTGCGGCAGCCGTATGGCCAAATCGTATAGTTCTGGTTGAGGCAACTCCTGATCTTGAACTGCTGACTACTCTAGAAACAGGCAAGCAATACCGTGGTCTGACCGCGCTGACGCATGTAACTATTGCTGCAGCTTCAGCAACTACCAGCATCGACATCTTGGATATGGACGGAGATGTCCTCAGGTCAGTTTTTGTACCGGACACTGGTCAGGACATCATACATATCCCATACCATATTTGTGCGTCACGTACAGGAAATATCCTGGTCTCGGACTATGGGTCCAGATCCGTCTACTGTCTGTCGCCAGTGGGAGAAGTCGTTTTTGCTGACATGCCACGGGGAGAGAGGAATCCACAAGATCCGCGTGGAATTACTGTCACAAAATCCGGGGATATTTTCCTAGCAGACTGTGGAGCTAATGTCATAATGCAACTGTCAGAAGATGGTCAGTTTGTAAGACACGTCTTGAGCGTTAAGAACGGTATTGTCAAACCCAGTGGCTTATGTGTGGATGATCAAGATCAGCTGTATGTGTGTCTCAAGGGAGAGGTCAAAGTGTTTAGGTGTGGACCCGTGAACTGTTTAAACGTTACTTAA
- the LOC137284218 gene encoding tripartite motif-containing protein 2-like isoform X2 yields the protein MSVGYECEESINIRIDGDTETPEVVDVAVLSVKGSLVIVLSDHNNNCLKCFYTKDGRKHNTKLMMEGKPLGLAKLSSNRIAAAVWPNRIVLVEATPDLELLTTLETGKQYRGLTALTHVTIAAASATTSIDILDMDGDVLRSVFVPDTGQDIIHIPYHICASRTGNILVSDYGSRSVYCLSPVGEVVFADMPRGERNPQDPRGITVTKSGDIFLADCGANVIMQLSEDGQFVRHVLSVKNGIVKPSGLCVDDQDQLYVCLKGEVKVFRCGPVNCLNVT from the exons ATGAGCGTGGGCTACG AATGCGAGGAAAGCATCAACATCCGCATCGACGGTGACACGGAAACACCGGAAGTTGTTGACGTCGCAGTTCTGTCCGTGAAAGGCTCACTGGTTATAGTACTTTCTGATCACAACAATAACTGTCTCAAATGTTTCTACACCAAGGATGGTCGGAAACATAATACAAAGTTAATGATGGAAGGAAAACCACTAGGTCTAGCAAAACTGTCCTCAAATAGGATTGCGGCAGCCGTATGGCCAAATCGTATAGTTCTGGTTGAGGCAACTCCTGATCTTGAACTGCTGACTACTCTAGAAACAGGCAAGCAATACCGTGGTCTGACCGCGCTGACGCATGTAACTATTGCTGCAGCTTCAGCAACTACCAGCATCGACATCTTGGATATGGACGGAGATGTCCTCAGGTCAGTTTTTGTACCGGACACTGGTCAGGACATCATACATATCCCATACCATATTTGTGCGTCACGTACAGGAAATATCCTGGTCTCGGACTATGGGTCCAGATCCGTCTACTGTCTGTCGCCAGTGGGAGAAGTCGTTTTTGCTGACATGCCACGGGGAGAGAGGAATCCACAAGATCCGCGTGGAATTACTGTCACAAAATCCGGGGATATTTTCCTAGCAGACTGTGGAGCTAATGTCATAATGCAACTGTCAGAAGATGGTCAGTTTGTAAGACACGTCTTGAGCGTTAAGAACGGTATTGTCAAACCCAGTGGCTTATGTGTGGATGATCAAGATCAGCTGTATGTGTGTCTCAAGGGAGAGGTCAAAGTGTTTAGGTGTGGACCCGTGAACTGTTTAAACGTTACTTAA